GCCCTTGGGGTCCACGCCGCCGTGCTCGTAGAACCGCTCGTCCTCGATCGCCACGATCGCGTTCTGCATGAACGGCGAGATCTGGTCCAGGTCGACCGGCACCCGGTTCTCGTCGTAGAAGGTCGCGATCGTCGAGCCGTCCGCCGCGAGCACCGTGGTGTTCGCAGCCATTTCGGTGTCTTCCAGCTCACTGGGAAGACTGTTGAACGCCTCGACGGCCGTGTTGGAGACCTGGCCGGAGGCACCGATCGCGGGAACCGCGAGGCCTGCCGCCAGCAATCCCATTACCACACTCATCAGAAGGAAGGCGCCGATCAACCCCAGGGGATTTCGGGACGGCCGTGCAGCAGACATGGAGACAAAACTAGTACCGCTCCCTGTGCACGAAAAACCGCGCCCGACAACGGTTACACTCAGTGCTCCGATGATCCCTCAAGGTAACCGGAGGGCGAAACCCCTTCACCCGAAAGGCTTGCCGGAACTGCGTCAGGTCATACCCGGTGACGGGGCGGTGCGAGTCGTTCCGCGCTCCGTGGCCCGGCCGTCGTGGCATTCTGAGGGCATGGTGGCCACCGCTCCTCTGCGTGAGCGGGTGTACCAGTGGCTGCGCGACGACATCCTGAGCGGCCGGCTGTCGCCGCGCGAGCAGATCAGCGAGGCGAAACTCGCCCGCCGGTACCTGGTCTCCCGCACGCCGGTGCGCGAGGCCGCGGCCCGCCTGCTGTCCGAGGGGCTGCTCGAGCGCACCGACGACGGCTTCGCGGTGACGGTGCTGTCGTCGGACGAGACCAACGACCTGCACGAACTGCGGCTCACCCTGGAACTGCGCGGCATCCTGCGCCACCTCGACGGCGCCCGGCCCGCGTTCGACGCCGCGCTGGTGGAGGAGGAGCTGGGGCACTGGCGGGGGCTGCGTGAGGCTCCCCCACCGCCCGGCCCGTCATTCGTGCTCCAGGACGAGCGGTTTCACGAGAACCTGCTGCTGGCCTCCGGAAACCCGCAGCTGACGGCCGCACTGGTGCCGGTCAACCAGCGGTTGCGGGCGGTGCGCATGGACGACTTCCTCGACCGGGCACACATCGCGGCCGTCATCGACGAGCACATCGAGATCCTTGAGCTGCTGCGGGTCCCCGACCTGCGCGGAGCCCTGACCGCACTGCGGCGGCACATCCGCGGCTGACCAGCCGGAGGTCAGCCGGACACCGCGGCGGCGGCCGAGACCGCGGCGGTGGAGGCGGCGATCGCCGCGGCGGCGGCCTTGACCGCGTCGCTGACCGCCTGGGCTCCCCAGTCGCCGTCCTGGATCTCCTTGCCCCGGCGGCGGATGTCGCCCGACCACCTCAGCGGCGGATCCATGTCACGCAGCGACGCCTTCAGCACCCCACCGGCCGACAGCAGGGCGATCAGTGCCGCCGTGCGCGGGTCCGGCTGCGCGCCGTCGGCCAGCACCGCCCGGATCTCCCGCCGCACCGCGGCTTCCCGCGCCGGGTCGGCGGCCGGGTGCGTGGTCTGCGGGAACACCCCGAGCCACTGCCGCTTCTCCTCCCGCACCAGGCCACGGTCGACCAGCCGGGCGGCCACCGTCTTGTGCAGCCCCTTGCCGATGCGGGCCAGCATCGACTGCGCACCACGCGGCTTCTCGGCGATCGTGTCCCAGGCCTGCTGGAGCAGCGGGTCGGGCAACGGCCCCTCCCCCGTCGCCACGATGTACGGCCGGCTCAGCAGCGTCTTCTCGCCCTCCTGCGTCACCCGCTCGAGCATGGCCAGTTCCACCAGCAGACCGCCGCCCAGCATGTACTGCACGGCGTTGTAACCGGCGGCCGTCCCCTTCCGGTCGTCGAGGATGAGCAGCATCAGGTCTTCCACCAGCAGCATCTGCCCGGTCATTGTTGTCCCCTCCCGGCGACGTGACAGCCCGTGGGCCCATCATCGGCTCGGCACCGGGCCCGCGCGAGGCGGGCACGGCTGACGTCGTCCATAAAGCACCGATGATACTGAATAAGGCCACAATGCCCCTTGATAGAGTTCAACATCACGGAACCCACCGGGAGGCCGGGGATGATCCAGTCCGTTCAGCGCGTACTCGGGCTGCTGGAGCACATCGCGGCCCACCCCGACGGCGTGCGGCTCAGCGAGCTGGCCGACCGGCAGGGCCTGAACCGCAGC
The sequence above is drawn from the Kineosporia corallincola genome and encodes:
- a CDS encoding GntR family transcriptional regulator → MVATAPLRERVYQWLRDDILSGRLSPREQISEAKLARRYLVSRTPVREAAARLLSEGLLERTDDGFAVTVLSSDETNDLHELRLTLELRGILRHLDGARPAFDAALVEEELGHWRGLREAPPPPGPSFVLQDERFHENLLLASGNPQLTAALVPVNQRLRAVRMDDFLDRAHIAAVIDEHIEILELLRVPDLRGALTALRRHIRG
- a CDS encoding GOLPH3/VPS74 family protein; translated protein: MTGQMLLVEDLMLLILDDRKGTAAGYNAVQYMLGGGLLVELAMLERVTQEGEKTLLSRPYIVATGEGPLPDPLLQQAWDTIAEKPRGAQSMLARIGKGLHKTVAARLVDRGLVREEKRQWLGVFPQTTHPAADPAREAAVRREIRAVLADGAQPDPRTAALIALLSAGGVLKASLRDMDPPLRWSGDIRRRGKEIQDGDWGAQAVSDAVKAAAAAIAASTAAVSAAAAVSG